The sequence TCCTTCCGTACAAAACAGCAGTGATTGGTACAAGTCACGCCCCTTGTAATAGTGAGGATCATGTGCAGGAAAATGACTTATTTTTAACGAATCGATGCTTTCCTTAATAAAAGAATGTTCAGGAACATTCGCCTTCATATCCTCGTGATCCATAAATACAACAGGATGATTATTTTGTAGAGCGACTTCTGTTAATTTCTCAAGCGCAGGAATATTCAATGGGTTCGTATCTAACACTTCTCCATCTAACACCACATATTGCCCGTTATAGCTAACATACGTATGTATACCTAATTCTTCACGTAAATCCTCAAACATAAATGGTGCACGTCCAGTTGCAATTGCCACAGTATGTCCAGATTCCTTTAGTTTAAAAATTGCTTCTTTTGTAGAAGTCGGTAGTTTTTTATCATGATTTAATAAGGTCCCGTCAATATCGAAAAAAATGATGCTTTTTTGTGTCATGGTAGTTCCTTCTTTCTATGTATTTTAATTTTTTATGTTCAATAAAGGCATTCACCCATTATACCGTCAGTCTAGTGTGACCGTCTATCTCACCTAAAATCCATTGCATTTTTACTATTCGTTTTTATTATTTTAACAATAACCTCATACAAGCTAGGTGAATATCCTGGTAACAAATGGAAAGGGGAGAGAAGTTTAAGTGAACAATTTTATTCAAATGAATGCATATTAACCACCAAGTCAAAACCCTGAAATGAAAAATTTATGTAAGAAGTATATGAACTATCATGTAATGGGTCAACTTAGCGATGGATCTCAAATTGAAGGGATTATCGATGGCATGGACGAGGGAAGTGTCACCATGTTGGTTGCAGAAGATATCGAGTCCACACAAATGAATAGAGAATATGGGTATGGCTATGATGATGACTATGGACGTCCACGTAGAAGAAGATACCGTCGTTACCGTCGCCGTCGCTACCCTTATCAAAATTTGATTAGTTTGCTTTTATTTCCATATTACGATCCTTATCCTCCTTACCCTTACCCATATGGCGGTGGATATTACGGAGGTTACTAAAGTAAGGGTAGCATCGTGCTGCCTTTTTTTAGTTTAACTTAAACAAAAAGAGCAAATATCTAAGATATTTGCTCTCCACTTTTATAAAGCTGGTCCTGTTTCTTGCACAACTGCTTTTTTCAAGGCAAGCTCTGGATGTGCTTTTCTAACAACACTCGGTCTAGCCAAAGTCAACACAACGATTACAAGTATTGAGGCAGAGGTGAGTAGGATATATTGTCCTGGAAGCACATCGTACAAGAAACCAAAGATAATCATACCTAGAGGCATAAGAGCCATCGCCATTGTTTCAATAATCGAAAACACACGACCCTTATAATCATCATCGATCATTTTTTGCATCATCACCTGTATTGGTGTGTTTACGATAATAATCATAGCTCCAAAACTAAACATTATTATTAGGTAATACGCAAACATGCTCCAATACGACAATGACATTATTAATGGAATAGAAATGCCCCCCATAATAACGCCCATTCCTAGAATTCCACGCTTTGAAACAAGCAGTGCATATTTTACTTCTTTTCTAATTGAAAAATAGATGGAGAACACTAACATCCCTATTGCAAATGCCCCTTGTGTAAAACCAAAATGCTGTGATGTCATTTTAAATTTCTCAATCAGAATATACGAATATCCTACTTCAAAGGCTCCAAAGAGGAAATTAATAATTAAAGAGATCCAAATGAGCACCATAATGACTTGCTTTGTCTTTAGATACGCTAGACCGGCTTTCATACTTTGCCACATCTTTTCCTTTGGCTTATCTTCCAAATGATCCTTACGTTTTGAGAATAATTTAAAATTCATGGTCGACTCAAGAATCACAGCAATGAAAGATGCAACAATGAACATTCCTAAGAAAAGTTCCATTGAAACTGCGCCATATAACAACCCACCCACTGCTGGACTGCCGATTGCAGCAAATGACATGGCCATTTGATTTAAAGACATCGCTCTTTGTATTCTTGCTTGATCCACTAACCCCGTAATAGATGAACTAAATGTTACCGTTGAAAAAGAGGATGCCATGGCCAACACACATGTTGTGAAATAGATGGCGATTAAAGATAATCCATAGGTCAAGCTGACAAAAAGCAGCCCCCCGATTGCCGCTGTTGTGACAAGTTGTGCACAAATGATAATGGTCTTTCTTGAATACCTGTCTGCCATATATCCAGCAAATGGTGAAACTAGAGTACGTGGAAGAATATTACATATTAAATTTGTCGCGAAGCTGGTAGCTGATCCTGTTTGTTGTAATATATAGAAGCTGATGGCAAATGCATATACCTGTGCTCCAAAAGTAGAAATGAGTTTACTAATTGTGAACGTGTATAAATGATACGTTGCTCTTCTAAGCTTTTGAATGTCATCCATTTTAAACCCTCCGATTAAAAAGTTTAATTTAATTAAACAAATCATAACACGCATGGCTCTTCCAATTCAAGTAAAAGTTTAATATAATTAAACAAAATAGGAACTTAGGAGAGTGTCTTTTGTGCTTGGGGAACAAATACGTAAATTTCGAAAACTAAAAAAGCTAACTCTTGAAGAGCTTGCTGGTACTGAGCTCACTAAAGGGATGCTCAGCCTCATTGAAAATAATAAAGCCAAGCCGTCCATGGATAGCTTGACTTATATCGCCGAACGCCTTGAGGTTGAAGTATCTGAGCTCCTAGAAGAAGGTAATATCCAAGAGCTAAGAGAAGTGTTAGACAAGGCTGAAATGATTTTTAATAAAACGATGGATGAGTCTCCAGATAAATATAAAAAACTGATCTCCCTCATACAACCAACTGTTTCAAAATTAAATCAAGGGTATGAAGCAGCTAGATTATTAGAGCTATATGGTCGTGGTCTATACTGGGAAAAGAAGGACAACTGGCAGGAACCATGTGATGCTGCAGCTACTCTTTATGACCAAATGAATCTAACTCAACAAAGAGGAGCAATTGGGCTATTTCGAGCGATTATAAAATTTGTAGAACATGATTATGAAACATCCTTAGATATTCTACTTAAGGAACGAAAAGAAATCGAAAATAACCATGTATTTATAGATGGAATGACGAAACTAGACCTTGATTATCATGAAGCCATGCTTCACTTTGCGGTTGGAGATACTACTTCTGCAAAACAAGTAATGGAAAAGGCCATTACTTTCTCTAAAACAAATAAGCTATTTTATCGAATAGATGATTTATATCGTCTTGCTTCTGCTTCGGCTTTAATGGAAAATGACCTAGCATCACATGAATTCTATTTGGATAAGTTAAAACAGTATGCTGAATTTACGGATGATGAAAAATCCAATCTCTTTTATCAGCTTTTTAACATTGAATCCTTAAACACGTTAAAACAAGATTACCAACTAGCACTGAAGCAAGTGTCTTCACTATTAGTTGAACGTCAACATGATGATTTGAAAGAATGGTTATATCTTGAAAAAGGAAAAGCACTCCTTGGACTTGGACAAGTCGAAGAAGCCATTGGCTACTTTGACAAAATTGTTACTCCTGCAAATCATCATCATCCATTTGATTTGTCACAGTTTTATCTAAAGGATACATTTAAAGCGAAATGCTATATAGAACTTGGAGATACTCAAAAGGCATTAGCTGCAGCAAAAATTGCAAAGGAAAACTTTGAAAAGCTGCCTCCATCACCATACAAGGAATACAGCCTGAAGGTCTATCAGGAACTTGCAAATAAATAAAGTTAGTAAAGCTTTCCATTAGGAAGGCTTTTTATACTTTCGAGGACCTCTTCACATATAAAAAACAAGGACGATATTAAATTTATTAATGCTTATCCGCTCTAATTGAGTTATTATAATCATTGTGTTCATTCATCATCATTGCCTTGTCTAAAATACCTTCCTACATAAGGTAGGATGAGATTTAAAACAGATTAAAGATATGGCAACAACAATGTGCCCAGAGATCATGAGCAAAAATATGAGAAGAACAGGTGGAATATATGAATTCGGTTATAAAAAGGCTTGAAAAAGATTTTCTCGGAGAAAAAGAAATTGACGCAGATGTGTATTACGGTATTCAGACTTTACGTGCAGTAGAGAACTTTCCTATTACCGGATACAAACTTCACGAAGAGATGATTATAGCAACAGCTATGGTAAAAAAGGCAGCTGCGCTTGCCAATATGGATGTTAAGCATCTTTATGAAGGATTAGGTGAACCTATCGTTCAAGCAGCTGATGAAATTATACAAGGACAGTGGCACCAATACTTTATAGTCGACCCGATTCAAGGCGGTGCTGGTACTTCCATTAACATGAATGCAAATGAAGTCATCGCAAACCGTGCACTTGAACTACTTGGTCATAATAAAGGTGATTATTCCAAGTTAAGTCCAAATACTCACGTTAACATGTCACAATCTACAAATGATGTGTTTCCAACAGCCATTCACATTTCAACACTGAACCTATTAGACAAGCTACTTGTTACCATGACAAACATGCTCGAGGTATTCAGAAAGAAAGCGAAGCAGTTTGATCATGTTATTAAAATGGGCCGAACACACCTTCAGGATGCCGTGCCAATTCGTCTAGGACAAGAATTCGAGGCTTACAGTCGAGTGGTAGAGCGCGATATTAAGCGAATTAGCCAAACTCGTCTTCATTTATATGAAGTAAACATGGGAGCAACCGCAGTAGGAACTGGTTTAAATGCTGACCCAAAGTATATTGAAAATGTTGTAAAACATCTTGCTGACATTAGTGGATTGCCACTTGTAGGAGCCGACCATCTAGTCGATGCGACCCAAAATACAGATGCTTATACAGAAGTATCTTCAGCCCTAAAAATTTGCATGATCAATATGTCAAAAATCGCCAACGATTTACGCCTGATGGCTTCAGGTCCTCGTGCAGGACTTGCAGAAATTTCACTACCAGCTAGACAGCCAGGTTCATCCATCATGCCTGGAAAAGTGAATCCCGTTATGCCAGAACTAATAAATCAAGTAGCTTTTCAAGTGATAGGAAATGATCACACAATCAGCCTTGCTTCAGAAGCTGGCCAACTTGAACTTAACGTTATGGAGCCTGTACTTGTCTTCAACCTACTTCAATCTTTAAGTATTATGAACAATGCATTCGAGAGTTTTACAAATCATTGTCTAGAAGGCATTGAAGCAAATGAAGAAAGAATGAAGAAGTTTGTGGAAAGAAGCGTAGGTATTATTACAGCCGTTAACCCACATCTTGGATATGAAGTTGTTTCTCGTATTGCAAGAGAAGCTATCCTAACAGGTAGATCAGTCAGAGAACTATGTCTCCTATATGATGTGCTAACAGAAGAAGAACTCGATTTAATTCTTGATCCATATGAAATGACGAATCCAGGTATTGCTGGAAGTGCTCTATTCGACCGTATGTAAATTAAAAGGTGGAAGTACCCAGATAGCTATTTAAAAAACAGGGACGCATTAAAACCTCTTATTATGAAGTTTTAATGCGTCCCTTTTATTTCATATCGTATATTTCCTCAATACCCTCTATCATTCTCATTATTTCCCGGGAATTCGACAGCGTCATTTTTTATCGTTAGACACATTACTATCATGCACCGACATTGGTTGCTTTTATAGGTACCTTCCTTCTATTAATCACCTGACGAATATTTGAGATTGTAAAGATTGCCAATGCTGCCCAGATGCATGTAAACGTGATAATATGGTCCTTTGTAAAGAGCTCTCCGTACATGAGTACTCCAAGAATCAAGCTTATGGATGGCGCAATATATTGCAAGAAACCAACCATATATAATGGAATCTTTTGTGCCCCGATACTAAACCATAAGAGTGGTAAAGCAGTGGCAATCCCTGATCCTAGTAAAAACAGATCAGTTTTGAGTGAACCTGTTGAAAAACTATGCTCGCCGTTGACTCCTAAATACGCTAAAAACAATAAAGCAAAAGGCAAAACAAACAAGGTTTCTAATAGCAACCCAAGGATCGAATCTACTTTTATTAGCTTCTTAGATAGTCCATACAAACCGAACGAAAAAGCTAACACTAAAGCAACCCAAGGCAGCTCTCCCAATGAGATGGTCATATAAACAACTCCAATTGCTGCTAGCCCAAAAGAGATTCCCTGCCACACATTCATCTTTTCGCGTAGTACAAATACTCCTAGCATCACTGCAACAAGTGGATTAATATAATACCCCAAGCTTGCTTCGACAATATGGTTGGTGTTCACCGCAAATATATAGGTAAGCCAGTTAATACTAATAAAAATGGATGCTAGAAACAGTCCAAACCACGTTCTTTTCTGACTCATCTGAACTTGAAAGAAGTTCTTTAATAGCTTTCTTTTTAAAAATAACACGATGATGACCACGAAAATAAATGACCAAATCACGCGATGAGCTAAAATCTCAAGTGCTGGAACCTCATTTAGAAACTTCCAGTAGATGGGCAATACTCCCCATAATATATAGGCACTTGCTGTAAAGGCAATCCCTATTGCGTTTTCACGTTCCATACTTATTGACTCCAGTCTGTTAAATAGGAGGTTTCAACCTCTACTCATTAAATATATGTCATTATAACAGGTTTCCTTAGTGGACGGTGTATTCTCTGCTCACCTAAACGCGAAAAGTTTTTAATAATTCACCACCCAGAAATTTGACGTAAACGATTAAGCAAATACGTTAGGTCTTCAGCACCAAAGCCAAAATTTAAAAATGAAAAACAAGCAGCTACTCTGGTAAAGAGTTAACTAACACTACCTCTTCCATGTAGCTTCTCTAAGCTCATAATATAATTTATTTTGAGTCTTATTATATTTCTTGAAATATTCTTTTCTACAATCTATGAGTTTATAACCAGCAGATACTAAGGATTTGATTGAATTAACATTACCTTCCCATACATCCGCATATAGAACATCTATTTTTAATGTATTGAAAACATAATCATAAATCAGCTTACGTGATTCCCTCATATAGCCTTTTCTCCAATAGTCTGAATGAAGCCTTTGTGAATCTCCTGCTACTAACTGGTTTCCTCGCTGTTCGGGATGGCTTATACGCATCATACCAATCACTTTACCACTTGTTTTCTCTTCTATCATCCAGAGCATAAAATGTTGCGGATATAACTCATACAAGGCATGTTTCACCTCATCTAGACTGGTTGGAACAGCATTACCTACCCATTTATGCATTGATTCATCTTGCTCAACTTCAAACCATGAAAGATGGTCAGCATCATTAATTGGTCTGAGTCTAACAAGTTCACCGACGAGAACCGGAATCTTATTAGTCATTATTCTCCTCCTCAAAATGATGTTTTTCTTACCGCTCCGCTCCAGAATGTATAATAGTACTCTCATACTTTTAGTTCTTGCTTTTATTAAAAAAATCCTGCAACCTAATAGGCAGTAACCAAAAGAAAAAGCTGCCCAAAATGGCAGCCCTCCTCTGCTAATCGATAAAACCTAATTAACCAATATAAAAACCAATCTTCCCTAATTGAGCTGCAGCCTTCAGACGATCGAATCCTTGATCAAATTGACTTAATGGATACATTTGATCGACAACAGGCTTAATTTGATGTTCTTGGATAAACTGAAGCATTTCCTTATACTCTTCCGTACTTCCCATTGTTGAACCGAGCAAATTAAACTGTCCATAGAAAAAGCTACGGATATTGATTTGGACGTCGTCTCCTGCAGAAGCCCCAAATGTAACAAGAGTACCACCTGGACGAAGCTGATCAAGAGATTTGTTAAACGTCGCTGCTCCCACACATTCAATCACTAGATCCATTTTTTCTCCACCTAATGCTTCGTTCCAATCATCATTACTATCAATTGCCTTATCAGCACCCAATTCAAGTGCTTTCTTACACTTTTCCTCTGAACGGGAAGTAACATACACGGTAGTTCCTACTGCTTTCGCAAATTGTAATAAGAACGTAGCCACCCCACTACCGATTCCTGGAATCAGCACCTTCATACCTGGCTTAACCTTCCCTCTCGTAAATAAAGCACGGTACGCTGTTAGTGCTGCAAGTGATAGCACACCCGCTTCCTCCCATGTTAAATACTCCGGCTTGGGTTCTACATTTTCAGCTGGAAGTACAACTGCTTCCGCAAACGTACCATGAAAAGGAAGACCAACAATCTCAAAGCCAGGAGGAGGCGCATCACTGTTTTCCTTCCAACCAAGACCAGGGTTTATAATGACTTCATCCCCCACATTAACAGTAGTCACTCCCTCACCAACTGATGCGATCACTCCTGCACCATCAGAACCAATAATCAGCGGAGGGTCAGTTGGCTGATGACGATTAAGAACAAACAAATCCCGGTGATTCAAACCCGCTGTTTTCAGCTTTACTACAACCTCTCCTACTTTTGGCTGTATCTCTAAAAACTCAGTATACTCTAACCCTTCAAAACCTGCTTTCCCTTCATGAACAACTGCCTTCATATGAATCACTCCAATTTGTATTATTTTAAATCCTACTATCAATCAAATCTACTAGTTTCAAAGCCTTCCACAATATCCTCTAGTTCCGTTAAAAAGGTAATATAAACTGGACCAGGTATCTGTTCAGCAAATCTTTTAATCGTTGGCAATTCCTCTACTTCTTCCACGGTTTCAGGCTTAACTTCTAAAGTGTTATACCAAACCTTCAATTCGTTCATAAGCTCATAAAAATATCGTTCAAATCTCTCTGCCCACTCCGCACCTTCATCTCCTTCAGTCTTTTGCATCATGCTCCAAGCCTCAAGAGCGGTATCAAAGTGCTCACTCATTTTATCCATATAACGACTCCTTTCCTTAAGAAGTACAGGTACGGTTCATATGCTTCCAATGTAGCATCGGGAAAAGCTAATTTGCAAATCTTTGGTACTTTAAAACTGGTTTCTATTATAGAGTTTATAATACTATAAGATTTGTTAGACTTATATATAATCATAATTAACAAAATAGATAGAAGGTGATGTTATGGTAACCAAACAAGAAATACGTGAATTAAAATGGAATTACTTAACTGAACATCAATTAGGAAGATTTCCTTTTCCATTACAAAATCGCATTCCTAATTTTAAAGGTGCAGAAAAGGCAGCCCACTTTGTCACAACTATGCCTGAATATCAGCAAGCAAAAATCATTAAAGTAAATCCTGATTCACCCCAACTCCCAGTTCGAGCACAAGTTTTAAAGGATGGAAAAATACTGTTGGTCCCTACTCCGCGACTTAAAGCTGGATTCATCATGGTAAAACCTGAGTGGGTGCCAACTGGGGAAGAACGTAAGGCAGCTAGTCTTTCTCACATCAAATCCTACGGCAAGGAAATTTCTCTCAAGGAGATGCCTAAAATTGATCTGTTTTTTGCTGGCTCGGTTGCCCTCCATAGGGATGGTAGAAGAGTGGGAAAAGGTGAAGGCTATTCTGACCGTGAATATGCAATCATTAGAGAACTCGGAAACCCTGATATTCCAATTATCGCTACGATTCATAGTGCTCAACTAACAGACCTAGATGTACCAAGAGATCCATTTGATTTAACTGTGGATTGGATCGCCACAGAATCGGAACTAATCAAGACAAATTCTCCTTACAAAAAACCTAATGGAATCCAATGGGACCTTGTCACCGAAGAGGAGTTGACAGAAATGCCGGTTTTAAGGGAGATACGTGAGATCACCATAAACCGATAAGGAAAATACAAAAGACCCTCTGGGATTAAAAGATTTCAGAGGGCACTTATTACATATATTGGAGTATTTTTATAGGGATGGTCACATGAGGTAAAAATAGTATGGAGAACGAATCTATTGTTTCTCGTTTATAATCTCGAGTACATGTTGATGTTGCTTCTGTATTGAAGAGATATGCTTAATCTCACTACTTAATTCTGTCTTTGTTTCGTCAAGCTTCTTCATTAGACTAGCATAATAAAAGCCCATCTCTTTTCTCATCTCTCCTTGCTCTGTTCTAAACTCTTCTCTCATTTCTGCTTGCTCTATCTTAAACTCTTCTCTCGTTTCTAGTAGCTCTTTCTTAAATTCTCCTCTTATTTCTAGTAGGTCTGTTTTAAATTCTTTTCTCATTTCTAGTAGGTCTGTTTTAAATTCTTTTCTCATTTCTCCTTGTTCTACTGTCAATCCATGAATATCTTTTCTCATCTCTCCTTGTTCTACTGTCAATCCATGAATATCTTTTCTCATCTCTCCTTGTTCTACCGTCAATCCATGAATATCTTTTCTCATCTCTCCTTGTTCTAACGTCAATCCATGAATATCTTTTCTCATCTCTAGCTGACTGTCCTCAACAACTTGCAGTTTATTTAGTATTTGTTGTAAGATTTCTTCCATCTATTTCACCTCCTATCTTCATTATTTACATTATACTTCACCCATATGTTTTCCACTACTTCAAAAACCAGCTCAATTGATGACCCCTACTTTGAAACTTGATAGGTCTTACCCCATGAAATGTTTATATGTCGCAGGACAAGGTTATATATTAGAAAAGGCTCTACCTAAAAATATAGATTACCTGTTTAGTAGACATCTGGAGATTGTTTTCGCTTGGAGGGGTTATATGCTGAATCAAAGTATTCAAGAACTACTATCCAATTTGATGATTACGAAACTATTATTTGTCTTAGTAGGAGTAACAGCAATTGTCATTATGATTAAGTTGATCCAAAGCAACGTTAGTAGATATGTGAAGGATCATGATAACCGATATAAAACAAGAAAAATGATCAACATGATTGGGTATGTAATCGGGCTCATTTTAATAGCCGTTATTTATAGTGATCAACTTGGTGGACTTACAGTTGTCCTTGGTGTAACAAGTGCAGGTATAGCTTTTGCCTTGCAGGAAGTGATCATTAGTGTTGCTGGTTGGCTTTCAATCCTTGTCGGTAACACCTTCAAAACAGGTGACCGCGTAGAAATGGGAGGCATTAAGGGGGATGTGATCGACCTTGGGGTTTTGCGAACAACCATCATGGAAGTAAATGAGTGGGTAGAAGGAGACTTATATAATGGACGAATCGTTAGAGTAGCTAATAGTTTTGTGTTTAAAGAACCTGTATATAACTATTCAAGTGACTTTCCATTTTTGTGGGATGAAATCAAAATCCCCATAAAATATGGAAGCAACTACAAAGCTACCAAAAATATCATTTTACAGGCCGGTATGGACGTAACCGGAGACTATTCGATTAAAGCAAGAGAACATTGGGATGAAATGGTTCAGAAATACTTGATTGAAGATTCGAGCACGCAACCGATGGTAACTTTAGTTGCTAATGACAATTGGGTTGAATATACGCTTAGATATGTTACGGAATATCGTAAAAGACGAACAACGAAAGACTCCTTATATACAACCATATTAGAAGAAGTAGACGCTAGCGGAGAAAATATACAATTTGCTTCTGCCACATTTGATATCGTTCAAGTTCCATCCCTTGATGTAAATCTTAAGCAGAATAAATAACTTAGAAAGGAGGATTCAAATTGTCTGCAGAAATGGTTGGTTTTAGCATCATCATCGTCGGAATTCTTCTACTGATTGGAAAATGGATTCGAGTCAGCATCCCCCTATTTCAAAAATATTTTTTACCTAGCTCAATCATCGGAGGCTTTATTGCCTTAATTCTAGGACCAGAAATACTAGGTAAACTGATAAGAAGTTTCCAAGTTGAAACGACATTACAAGGTATTTTCCCAGAAGGGGTACATAACATTTGGTCTACTTTTCCTAGTCTTTTAATCAGTGTGATTTTTGCTACTCTATTTTTAGGAAAAAAGCTTCCCCATATAAAAGATATATGGCATATAGCCGGGCCTCAAATATCATTCGGACAATCAGTAGCCTGGGGGCAATATGTATTCGGCCTCCTTTTAACTCTAGCTGTACTGACGCCCTTCTTTGGAATCAATCCTATGGCTGGTGCTCTTATTGAGATTGGTTTTGAAGGTGGACATGGTACAAGTGCGGGGTTAGCAACCACCTTTAAAGAACTGGGGTTCGGAGCAGGTGCGGACATTGCCATTGGCTTAGCAACCGTAGGTGTCGTATCAGGTGTTGTCTTGGGAATTATCTTAATCAATTGGGCTATTAGGAAGAACAAGACGACTATTTTAAAAGACCCGAACAACCTTCCAGAACATGAGCTCAGAGGAATCATTGAACCCGAAGAACGGCCAATCGCTGGTAAAATGACAACGAAACCTGAGTCAATCGAACCTCTTGCTCTACATATTTCTGTAATAGGGATCGCTATTTTAATAGGCAAGGGATTATTAGAAGGGCTTATTTATTTAGAACGTGTTACGTGGGGAGCATGGTCAGATACCGAAATCATGACCTATGTTCCTTTATTTCCACTAGCTATGGTTGGCGGCGTGATCTTGCAGAAAATTCTCGAGAAAACAGATACAATCGAACTAGTAGACCGAAAAATGATTCTACGTGTACAAGGACTTGCACTAGATTTCTTGATTGTAACTGCCATTGCTACCTTATCCTTAACAGTCATTGGAGAGCATTTCATTCCGTTCCTACTTCTCGCTTTAACCGGAATCCTCTGGAATGTGACTGCGTTTATCTTTATAGCACCACGAATGATTCCTGAAGACTGGGTTGAACGCGGGATTGGTGATTTTGGTCAATCGATGGGTATGACTGCTGCAGGTTTGATGCTCATAAGAATTGCAGATTCAAAAGGAAAAACAAAGGCACTCGAAGCTTTTGGCTACAAGCAATTACTATTTGAACCAATGGTAGGAGGAGGATTATTTACCGCAGCATCAGTACCGCTTATTTATCAATTTGGTGCGATTCCAATCTTTATTCTATGCTTGGTTGTGATGCTTTTTTGGATGGCTGTAGGTTTATTCTATTTCGGTAAAAAATAAAACCACAAAAAAACACTCAAACTTTTGAGTGTTTTTCCTTTTACTATTTTAAGAACAAAAGGCGCAAGCGCCCCGTTAAGCCCCGACAAGCAAATGTTCCTAGAAGAAGAAAAGGGTGAATTTCCCTTTTATTCTTCTAGGGTTATTTGACCTCGAGGGGCTGGGCGCTGGAGCTAGATTTAAATGCACTGACCCTAGTTATCCACAAATGATTATTTTATAATTTCCTAAACCAGAACAAAAGGTCTATTCAGACTCCTCATCCACAGCCAGCCACTTCTCACGCCACTCTATCATTTCCTGCTCTTCAATCTGTTTCTCAAGAAAATCATCCCAGCGTCCTAACCATGTATTCCAAACACGTGCGTAAAAAATGTCTTGTTCTTTATTGTACACTTGAAACTCAATACACGGGGCATGTTCCACTC is a genomic window of Bacillus mesophilus containing:
- a CDS encoding helix-turn-helix domain-containing protein, producing MLGEQIRKFRKLKKLTLEELAGTELTKGMLSLIENNKAKPSMDSLTYIAERLEVEVSELLEEGNIQELREVLDKAEMIFNKTMDESPDKYKKLISLIQPTVSKLNQGYEAARLLELYGRGLYWEKKDNWQEPCDAAATLYDQMNLTQQRGAIGLFRAIIKFVEHDYETSLDILLKERKEIENNHVFIDGMTKLDLDYHEAMLHFAVGDTTSAKQVMEKAITFSKTNKLFYRIDDLYRLASASALMENDLASHEFYLDKLKQYAEFTDDEKSNLFYQLFNIESLNTLKQDYQLALKQVSSLLVERQHDDLKEWLYLEKGKALLGLGQVEEAIGYFDKIVTPANHHHPFDLSQFYLKDTFKAKCYIELGDTQKALAAAKIAKENFEKLPPSPYKEYSLKVYQELANK
- a CDS encoding MFS transporter — encoded protein: MDDIQKLRRATYHLYTFTISKLISTFGAQVYAFAISFYILQQTGSATSFATNLICNILPRTLVSPFAGYMADRYSRKTIIICAQLVTTAAIGGLLFVSLTYGLSLIAIYFTTCVLAMASSFSTVTFSSSITGLVDQARIQRAMSLNQMAMSFAAIGSPAVGGLLYGAVSMELFLGMFIVASFIAVILESTMNFKLFSKRKDHLEDKPKEKMWQSMKAGLAYLKTKQVIMVLIWISLIINFLFGAFEVGYSYILIEKFKMTSQHFGFTQGAFAIGMLVFSIYFSIRKEVKYALLVSKRGILGMGVIMGGISIPLIMSLSYWSMFAYYLIIMFSFGAMIIIVNTPIQVMMQKMIDDDYKGRVFSIIETMAMALMPLGMIIFGFLYDVLPGQYILLTSASILVIVVLTLARPSVVRKAHPELALKKAVVQETGPAL
- a CDS encoding Cof-type HAD-IIB family hydrolase; the encoded protein is MTQKSIIFFDIDGTLLNHDKKLPTSTKEAIFKLKESGHTVAIATGRAPFMFEDLREELGIHTYVSYNGQYVVLDGEVLDTNPLNIPALEKLTEVALQNNHPVVFMDHEDMKANVPEHSFIKESIDSLKISHFPAHDPHYYKGRDLYQSLLFCTEGEERQYEQVFNEFDIIRWHPVAVDILPKGGSKAKGIEKIVQKLGILEDNLYAFGDGLNDIEMLSTVKNSVAMGNAEEPVKAVAKYVTKSVEDDGIVDGLKLVGLL
- a CDS encoding GNAT family N-acetyltransferase, which gives rise to MTNKIPVLVGELVRLRPINDADHLSWFEVEQDESMHKWVGNAVPTSLDEVKHALYELYPQHFMLWMIEEKTSGKVIGMMRISHPEQRGNQLVAGDSQRLHSDYWRKGYMRESRKLIYDYVFNTLKIDVLYADVWEGNVNSIKSLVSAGYKLIDCRKEYFKKYNKTQNKLYYELREATWKR
- the aspA gene encoding aspartate ammonia-lyase translates to MNSVIKRLEKDFLGEKEIDADVYYGIQTLRAVENFPITGYKLHEEMIIATAMVKKAAALANMDVKHLYEGLGEPIVQAADEIIQGQWHQYFIVDPIQGGAGTSINMNANEVIANRALELLGHNKGDYSKLSPNTHVNMSQSTNDVFPTAIHISTLNLLDKLLVTMTNMLEVFRKKAKQFDHVIKMGRTHLQDAVPIRLGQEFEAYSRVVERDIKRISQTRLHLYEVNMGATAVGTGLNADPKYIENVVKHLADISGLPLVGADHLVDATQNTDAYTEVSSALKICMINMSKIANDLRLMASGPRAGLAEISLPARQPGSSIMPGKVNPVMPELINQVAFQVIGNDHTISLASEAGQLELNVMEPVLVFNLLQSLSIMNNAFESFTNHCLEGIEANEERMKKFVERSVGIITAVNPHLGYEVVSRIAREAILTGRSVRELCLLYDVLTEEELDLILDPYEMTNPGIAGSALFDRM
- the rarD gene encoding EamA family transporter RarD; this translates as MERENAIGIAFTASAYILWGVLPIYWKFLNEVPALEILAHRVIWSFIFVVIIVLFLKRKLLKNFFQVQMSQKRTWFGLFLASIFISINWLTYIFAVNTNHIVEASLGYYINPLVAVMLGVFVLREKMNVWQGISFGLAAIGVVYMTISLGELPWVALVLAFSFGLYGLSKKLIKVDSILGLLLETLFVLPFALLFLAYLGVNGEHSFSTGSLKTDLFLLGSGIATALPLLWFSIGAQKIPLYMVGFLQYIAPSISLILGVLMYGELFTKDHIITFTCIWAALAIFTISNIRQVINRRKVPIKATNVGA